The proteins below come from a single Balaenoptera acutorostrata chromosome 2, mBalAcu1.1, whole genome shotgun sequence genomic window:
- the CDC23 gene encoding cell division cycle protein 23 homolog, producing MAASSSVVPVAVSAAVVSALSSSGDFSNLREIKKQLLLIAGLTRERGLLHSSKWSAELAFSLPALPLSELQPPPPITEEDAQDMDAYTLAKAYFDVKEYDRAAHFLHGCNSKKAYFLYMYSRYLSGEKKKDDETVDSLGPLEKGQVKNEALRELRVELSKKHQARELDGFGLYLYGVVLRKLDLVKEAIDVFVEATHVLPLHWGAWLELCNLITDKEMLKFLSLPDTWMKEFFLAHIYTELQLIEEALQKYQNLIDVGFSKSSYIVSQIAVAYHNIRDIDKALSIFNELRKQDPYRIENMDTFSNLLYVRSMKSELSYLAHNLCEIDKYRVETCCVIGNYYSLRSQHEKAALYFQRALKLNPRYLGAWTLMGHEYMEMKNTSAAIQAYRHAIEVNKRDYRAWYGLGQTYEILKMPFYCLYYYRRAHQLRPNDSRMLVALGECYEKLNQLVEAKKCYWRAYAVGDVEKMALVKLAKLHEQLTESEQAAQCYIKYIQDIYSCGEIVEHLEESTAFRYLAQYYFKCKLWDEASACAQKCCAFNDTREEGKALLRQILQLRNQGETPSTEIPAPFFLPASLSANNTPTRRVSPLNLSSVTP from the exons ATGGCTGCCAGCTCCTCTGTAGTCCCGGTGGCAGTGTCGGCTGCTGTGGTCTCCGCCCTGTCATCGAGCGGCGATTTCTCAAATTTGCGGGAAATTAAAAAGCAGCTGCTACTTATCGCGGGCCTTACCCGGGAGCGGGGCCTACTGCACAGTAGCAAATG GTCTGCGGAGTTGGCCTTCTCCCTCCCGGCGTTGCCTCTGTCCGAGCTGCAGCCTCCGCCGCCTATTACAGAG GAGGATGCCCAGGATATGGATGCTTACACCCTGGCCAAGGCCTACTTTGACGTTAAAGAGTATGATCGGGCAGCACATTTCCTGCATGGCTGCAATAGCAAGAAAGCCTATTTCCTGTACATGTATTCTAGATATCTG tctggagaaaagaagaaggatGATGAAACAGTTGATAGCCTAG GCCCCCTGGAGAAAGGTCAAGTGAAAAATGAGGCTCTTAGAGAATTGAGAGTGGAGCTCAGCAAAAAACACCAGGCTCGGGAACTTGATGGATTTGGCCTTTATCT GTATGGTGTGGTGCTTCGAAAGCTGGACTTGGTGAAAGAGGCCATTGATGTGTTTGTGGAGGCTACTCATGTTTTGCCTTTGCATTGGGGAGCCTGGCTAGAACTCTGTAACTTGATTACAGACAAGGAGATG CTGAAGTTCCTGTCTTTGCCAGACACCTGGATGAAAGAGTTTTTTCTGGCTCATATATACACAGAGTTGCAGTTGATAGAGGAGGCCCTGCAAAAGTATCAGAATCTCATTGATGTGGGCTTCTCTAAGAGCTCATATATTGTTTCCCAAATTGCAGTTGCCTATCACAATATCAGAG ATATCGACAAAGCCCTCTCTATTTTTAATGAGCTAAGGAAACAAGACCCTTACAGGATTGAAAATATGGACACATTCTCCAACCTTCTTTATGTCAGG agcATGAAATCTGAGTTGAGTTATCTGGCTCACAACCTCTGTGAGATTGATAAATATCGTGTAGAAACATGCTGTGTAATTG GCAATTATTATAGTTTGCGTTCTCAGCATGAGAAAGCAGCCTTGTATTTCCAGAGAGCACTGAAATTGAATCCTCGGTATCTTGGTGCCTGGACGCTGATGGGACATGAGTACATGGAAATGAAGAACACATCTGCCGCTATTCAGGCTTATAG GCATGCTATTGAGGTCAATAAGCGGGACTACAGAGCCTGGTATGGCCTTGGGCAGACCTATGAAATCCTTAAGATGCCATTTTATTGCCTTTATTATTATAGACGAGCCCACCAGCTTCG GCCCAATGATTCTCGTATGCTGGTCGCTTTAGGAGAATGTTATGAGAAACTCAATCAACTAGTGGAAGCCAAAAAG tGCTATTGGAGAGCTTATGCTGTGGGAGATGTGGAAAAGATGGCTCTGGTGAAACTGGCAAA GCTTCATGAACAGTTGACTGAGTCAGAACAGGCAGCCCAATGTTACATCAAATATATCCAGGATATCTATTCGTGTGGG GAAATAGTGGAACACTTGGAGGAGAGCACTGCTTTCCGCTATCTGGCCCAGTATTATTTTAAGTGCAAGCTGTGGGATGAAGCTTCAGCTTGTGCCCAGAAGTGCTGTGCATTCAATGAT ACCCGGGAAGAAGGTAAGGCCTTGCTCCGGCAAATCCTACAGCTTCGGAACCAAGGCGAGACTCCCTCCACCGAGATTCCTGCTCCCTTTTTCCTCCCTGCTTCACTGTCTGCTAACAACACTCCCACACGTAGAGTTTCTCCACTCAACCTGTCTTCAGTCACACCATAG